A single region of the Streptomyces sp. NBC_00425 genome encodes:
- a CDS encoding phosphatase domain-containing protein, giving the protein MNESNRRPLAVFDLDNTLADTAHRQRFLERRPRDWDAFFAAAPDDPPIPEGVALALSSAEECEVVYLTGRPERCRRDTLEWLAAQGLPEGRVHMRRNGDRRPARLAKLEILRGLARDRTVRVLVDDDELVCADAERAGFTVVRARWAAPSGELKQAQEGEGRT; this is encoded by the coding sequence GTGAACGAGAGCAACAGGCGGCCCCTCGCCGTGTTCGACCTGGACAACACCCTCGCCGACACGGCCCATCGGCAGCGGTTCCTGGAGCGCAGGCCGCGCGACTGGGACGCGTTCTTCGCGGCCGCGCCGGACGACCCGCCGATCCCGGAGGGCGTCGCGCTGGCGCTGTCCAGCGCCGAGGAGTGCGAGGTCGTCTACCTCACCGGCCGACCCGAGCGCTGCCGGCGCGACACACTGGAGTGGCTCGCCGCGCAGGGGCTGCCGGAGGGACGCGTGCACATGCGGCGCAACGGCGACCGCCGGCCCGCCCGGCTCGCCAAGCTGGAGATCCTGCGCGGGCTCGCCCGCGACCGGACCGTGCGCGTCCTGGTGGACGACGACGAGTTGGTCTGCGCCGACGCCGAACGGGCCGGGTTCACCGTCGTGCGGGCCCGCTGGGCCGCCCCTTCGGGCGAGCTGAAGCAGGCGCAGGAGGGTGAGGGCCGTACCTGA
- the egtC gene encoding ergothioneine biosynthesis protein EgtC: MCRHLAYLGPEEALGRLLVDPPHALYRQSWAPRRQRHGTVNADGFGVGWYAAGDPAPARYRRAGPIWADLSFADLARVVRSGAVLAAVRDATLAGADAEAAAAPYAADAWLFSHNGAVAGWPRSLGPLTRTLPAADLLSMEARNDSAFVWALLLARLRAGDPAGQALTDTVLEVAAAAPGSRLNLLLTDGTAVTATAWGDTLWYLADPGRGTVVVASEPYDDDPRWQEVPDRTLLVASRADVLLTPLKDPSADTASAPRKETGT, translated from the coding sequence ATGTGCCGTCACCTCGCCTACCTGGGGCCCGAGGAGGCACTCGGCAGGCTCCTCGTCGATCCCCCGCACGCGCTGTACCGCCAGTCGTGGGCGCCGCGGCGGCAGCGCCACGGCACGGTCAACGCGGACGGCTTCGGGGTGGGCTGGTACGCCGCGGGCGACCCGGCGCCGGCCCGCTACCGCAGGGCCGGGCCCATCTGGGCGGACCTGTCCTTCGCCGACCTGGCCCGGGTCGTGCGCAGCGGGGCCGTGCTGGCCGCCGTCCGGGACGCCACCCTGGCCGGCGCCGACGCGGAGGCCGCGGCGGCCCCGTACGCGGCGGACGCCTGGCTGTTCAGCCACAACGGGGCGGTCGCCGGCTGGCCGCGCTCGCTGGGGCCGCTGACGCGCACCCTGCCCGCCGCCGACCTGCTGTCCATGGAGGCCCGCAACGACTCCGCGTTCGTGTGGGCGCTGCTCCTCGCCCGGCTGCGCGCCGGGGACCCGGCGGGCCAGGCGCTGACGGACACCGTCCTCGAGGTCGCCGCCGCGGCCCCCGGCTCCCGGCTCAACCTGCTGCTCACCGACGGGACGGCCGTCACCGCGACCGCATGGGGCGACACCCTCTGGTATCTGGCGGACCCCGGCAGGGGCACGGTGGTCGTGGCCTCCGAACCGTACGACGACGATCCGCGCTGGCAGGAGGTCCCGGACCGGACCCTGCTCGTGGCGAGCCGCGCCGACGTCCTGCTCACCCCGCTCAAGGACCCGAGCGCGGACACGGCATCCGCACCACGCAAGGAGACCGGTACGTGA
- the egtA gene encoding ergothioneine biosynthesis glutamate--cysteine ligase EgtA, with translation MSDSVSDCTNGAEPRTALTEAEVEALVRGICFKTGPPRTVGVEVEWLVHGLHAPQLPVTPERLEAAYAALRDVPLGSPLTVEPGGQLELSSPPAASLMECVHTVSADLAAVRATLHEQGLALAGIGTDPWHPPRRFLHEPRYDAMEACLDRTGPAGRAMMCTSASVQVCLDAGYEEPGPLGHGRRWWLSHTLGAVLMAAFANSPLLGGVPTGWRSTRQLLWMEIGAGRAGGPAMDGDPRAAWARHVLDAPVMCVRRAEGAWEVPDRLTFRQWTRTGEPTREDLDYHLTTLFPPVRPRGHLELRMIDAQPGDDGWIVPLAVTTALFEDPEAAEFAYRAVKPLAERARPLPAPHNPLWMDAARNALTDPELHETAVACFAAALRALPRLGADDAVLEAVTGYRDRYVLKGRTPADDQLDRLRGTDARAHGKDLRP, from the coding sequence AGCCGAGGTGGAGGCGCTCGTCAGGGGAATCTGCTTCAAGACCGGCCCGCCCCGAACCGTCGGGGTCGAGGTGGAATGGCTCGTCCACGGGCTGCACGCACCGCAGCTCCCCGTCACACCCGAACGACTCGAAGCGGCCTACGCCGCACTGCGGGACGTGCCCCTCGGCTCGCCGCTCACCGTCGAACCCGGCGGCCAGCTGGAGCTGAGCTCGCCGCCCGCCGCCTCCCTCATGGAGTGCGTGCACACCGTCTCCGCCGACCTGGCCGCGGTCCGCGCGACCCTGCACGAGCAGGGACTCGCCCTCGCCGGCATCGGCACCGACCCCTGGCACCCACCGCGCCGGTTCCTGCACGAACCGCGCTACGACGCCATGGAGGCCTGCCTCGACCGCACGGGACCGGCGGGCCGCGCCATGATGTGCACCTCGGCCTCCGTACAGGTCTGCCTGGACGCCGGATACGAGGAGCCGGGCCCGCTCGGGCACGGCCGGCGCTGGTGGCTGTCGCACACGCTGGGCGCGGTGCTGATGGCGGCCTTCGCCAACTCCCCGCTGCTCGGCGGCGTCCCCACCGGCTGGCGCTCCACGCGGCAGCTGCTGTGGATGGAGATCGGCGCCGGTCGTGCGGGCGGTCCGGCCATGGACGGCGATCCGCGCGCGGCATGGGCGCGGCACGTGCTGGACGCGCCGGTGATGTGCGTCCGGCGTGCCGAGGGCGCCTGGGAGGTGCCCGACCGCCTGACCTTCCGGCAGTGGACCCGAACGGGTGAGCCGACCCGGGAGGATCTCGACTACCACCTCACCACCTTGTTCCCGCCGGTCAGGCCGCGCGGCCATCTGGAACTGCGCATGATCGACGCACAGCCCGGCGACGACGGCTGGATCGTGCCGCTCGCCGTGACGACGGCCCTGTTCGAGGACCCCGAGGCCGCCGAGTTCGCCTACCGCGCGGTCAAACCGCTGGCCGAGCGGGCCCGGCCGCTGCCGGCCCCGCACAATCCGCTGTGGATGGACGCGGCCCGCAACGCGCTCACCGACCCCGAACTGCACGAGACGGCGGTCGCCTGCTTCGCCGCGGCCCTGCGGGCGCTGCCCCGCCTCGGCGCCGACGACGCCGTGCTGGAGGCCGTGACGGGCTACCGGGACCGCTACGTCCTCAAGGGGCGCACACCCGCCGACGACCAGCTCGACCGCCTGCGCGGCACGGACGCCCGCGCGCACGGGAAGGACCTCCGCCCATGA
- the egtB gene encoding ergothioneine biosynthesis protein EgtB, which translates to MTEPALDAEPATDAAASPASNTAAPDPDVLRARALASLTTARARTTLLTTCVEEPDLTAQHSPLMSPLVWDLAHIGNQEELWLLRAVAGREAMRPEIDGLYDAFEHSRAERPTLPLLPPAEARRYAAEVRGRVTDVLESADFHGTRLTESGFAFGMIAQHEQQHDETMLITHQLRTGPPVLTAPDPEPVPLFTGPAEVLVPGGPFTMGTSGEPWALDNERPAHRREVAPFHIDTTPVTNAAYQTFIEDGGYDEERWWTRDGWAHIRRHGIHAPLFWRRDGGQWMRRRFGVTEVVPPDEPVLHVCWYEADAYARWAGRRLPTETEWEKAARFDPATGGSMRYPWGDADPTPEHANLGQRHLRPAPAGSYPAGASPLGVRQLIGDVWEWTSSDFLPYPGFRAFPYKEYSEVFFGPEHKVLRGGSFAVDPVACRGTFRNWDYPIRRQIFSGFRTARPGAL; encoded by the coding sequence ATGACCGAGCCCGCCCTGGACGCGGAGCCCGCAACCGACGCGGCCGCCTCACCCGCCTCGAACACGGCCGCCCCGGACCCGGACGTGCTGCGCGCCCGCGCACTCGCCTCGCTCACGACGGCCCGCGCCCGCACGACGCTGCTGACCACCTGCGTCGAGGAACCCGACCTCACCGCCCAGCACTCCCCGCTGATGTCCCCGCTGGTGTGGGACCTCGCCCACATCGGCAACCAGGAGGAACTGTGGCTGCTGCGCGCGGTGGCCGGCCGGGAGGCGATGCGCCCCGAGATCGACGGCCTGTACGACGCCTTCGAGCACTCGCGCGCCGAGCGCCCCACGCTGCCCCTGCTGCCGCCCGCCGAGGCCCGGCGGTACGCGGCGGAGGTACGCGGCCGGGTCACCGACGTGCTGGAGTCGGCCGACTTCCACGGCACCCGGCTCACCGAGTCCGGCTTCGCCTTCGGGATGATCGCGCAGCACGAACAGCAGCACGACGAGACCATGCTGATCACCCATCAGCTCCGCACGGGGCCGCCGGTGCTCACCGCCCCCGACCCCGAACCGGTCCCGCTGTTCACCGGCCCGGCCGAAGTGCTCGTCCCGGGCGGTCCGTTCACCATGGGCACCTCCGGCGAGCCCTGGGCCCTGGACAACGAACGCCCCGCCCACCGGCGTGAGGTGGCCCCCTTCCACATCGACACGACCCCGGTGACGAACGCGGCCTACCAGACGTTCATCGAGGACGGCGGCTACGACGAGGAACGCTGGTGGACGCGGGACGGCTGGGCGCACATCCGCCGGCACGGCATCCACGCGCCGCTGTTCTGGCGCCGTGACGGCGGGCAGTGGATGCGCCGCCGGTTCGGCGTCACCGAGGTCGTGCCGCCCGACGAGCCGGTGCTCCACGTGTGCTGGTACGAGGCCGACGCCTACGCCCGCTGGGCGGGACGCCGGCTGCCCACCGAGACCGAGTGGGAGAAGGCGGCCCGCTTCGACCCCGCGACCGGCGGCTCGATGCGCTATCCATGGGGCGACGCCGATCCCACGCCGGAACACGCCAACCTGGGCCAGCGCCATCTGCGTCCGGCCCCGGCGGGCAGCTACCCGGCCGGCGCCTCCCCGCTCGGCGTACGGCAGTTGATCGGCGACGTCTGGGAGTGGACGTCCAGCGACTTCCTTCCCTACCCGGGCTTTCGGGCGTTCCCGTACAAGGAGTACTCGGAGGTGTTCTTCGGGCCCGAGCACAAGGTGCTGCGCGGCGGTTCGTTCGCGGTGGACCCGGTCGCCTGCCGGGGCACCTTCCGCAACTGGGACTACCCGATCCGGCGGCAGATCTTCTCCGGGTTCCGCACGGCCCGCCCGGGGGCGCTCTGA
- the egtD gene encoding L-histidine N(alpha)-methyltransferase, which yields MTGTRAYGYTDTLEAEHYGTALRADVGAGLTRTPKSTAPTWFYDARGSELFEEITQLPEYPLWRAELGLLRLHAGDIAARTGARSLVELGSGSSTKTKLIIEALGPTGLHYVPIDVSADALHQAGAQLVQEYPGIRLHALRADFTAPLVLPELPAEGSRIIAFLGSTLGNFLRPARGPFLRGLRDIMRPGDFLLIGADLVKDEQEMIAAYDDVQGVTAEFDKNLLHVLNRELDADFDPDAFDHAAVWNSGESHVEMRLRSRTEQLVKIRELDLAVPFERGEEWITERSAKFTVSGLQQEMAAAGLRTRELWADPDAGFMLTLATAH from the coding sequence ATGACCGGCACCCGCGCCTACGGCTACACCGACACTCTCGAGGCCGAGCACTACGGCACCGCCCTGCGCGCCGATGTCGGCGCCGGGCTGACCCGTACCCCGAAGTCCACGGCGCCCACCTGGTTCTACGACGCCCGGGGCAGCGAGCTCTTCGAGGAGATCACCCAGCTTCCGGAGTACCCCCTGTGGCGAGCCGAGCTCGGGCTGCTGCGGCTGCACGCCGGCGACATCGCCGCGCGGACCGGGGCCCGCAGCCTCGTCGAGCTCGGATCAGGCAGCTCGACCAAGACGAAGCTGATCATCGAGGCGTTGGGGCCGACGGGCCTGCACTACGTTCCGATCGACGTCAGCGCGGACGCGCTGCACCAGGCCGGCGCGCAGCTCGTCCAGGAATACCCGGGCATCCGGCTGCACGCCCTGCGGGCCGACTTCACGGCTCCGCTCGTCCTTCCGGAGCTGCCCGCGGAGGGTTCCCGGATCATCGCCTTCCTCGGCAGCACGCTGGGCAACTTCCTGCGGCCCGCCCGCGGCCCCTTCCTGCGGGGGCTCCGGGACATCATGCGCCCAGGGGACTTCCTGCTGATCGGCGCCGACCTGGTGAAGGACGAGCAGGAGATGATCGCCGCCTACGACGACGTGCAGGGCGTCACGGCCGAGTTCGACAAGAACCTGCTGCACGTCCTGAACCGTGAACTGGACGCCGACTTCGACCCCGACGCCTTCGATCACGCCGCCGTGTGGAACAGCGGGGAGAGTCACGTCGAGATGAGGCTGCGCAGTCGAACCGAGCAACTGGTGAAGATCCGGGAACTCGACCTGGCCGTGCCGTTCGAACGCGGCGAGGAATGGATCACCGAGCGCAGCGCCAAGTTCACCGTCTCCGGGCTGCAGCAGGAGATGGCCGCCGCGGGCCTTCGCACGCGGGAGCTCTGGGCCGACCCCGACGCCGGCTTCATGCTCACCCTCGCCACCGCGCACTGA
- a CDS encoding pyridoxal phosphate-dependent decarboxylase family protein, with translation MTVKSVSPAEGRVWGDEDEVVSVAVQYAWQRLRQDPDPVTGARPAADLAEAAGSTVTAPGIGAAAALSLFDRVLAPATRAQNGPTNLAYIPAAPTRAALAFEAVTGAANIFAGTWEAGAGAIHAENEALAWLIRLLGWPATAAGCFVSGGTMGNLSALVAARAAASGRPRPAGGWKIVCADSAHSSIRSAARAMDVEVVTAPVDRHGHLTGAAVNAALDATDGVFAVAATAGTTNAGLVDELDTIADACERHGVWLHVDGAYGGAGLAAASVRHRYTGIERADSFVVDPHKWLFAPYDCCALLYRDPAPARAAHSQSAHYLDAIDRDAHNPSDLALHLSRRARGLPFWFSLAVHGTDRYATAVERTLTTSRQVADAIRASDHLRLVAEPELSVVLFERPGWSAQDYAAWSAQAARTGATLCVPTRWNGRTVLRMAFVNPDTRADEVIEVLHTLRRTVRPGPPPAAAAR, from the coding sequence ATGACAGTGAAGAGCGTCTCCCCTGCCGAGGGCCGGGTGTGGGGTGACGAGGACGAGGTTGTCTCGGTTGCCGTGCAGTACGCCTGGCAGCGTCTGAGGCAGGACCCGGACCCGGTGACGGGCGCCCGCCCCGCAGCCGACCTGGCCGAAGCCGCCGGCAGCACCGTCACCGCCCCCGGGATCGGCGCCGCCGCAGCGCTCTCTCTCTTCGACCGCGTCCTGGCGCCCGCCACCCGTGCCCAGAACGGGCCGACGAACCTGGCCTACATCCCCGCGGCCCCCACCCGGGCCGCGCTCGCCTTCGAAGCCGTCACCGGTGCGGCGAACATCTTCGCGGGGACCTGGGAGGCCGGGGCCGGGGCCATCCACGCCGAGAACGAGGCGCTCGCGTGGCTCATCCGGCTGCTCGGCTGGCCCGCCACCGCGGCGGGATGCTTCGTCAGCGGCGGCACCATGGGCAACCTCTCCGCCCTCGTCGCGGCCCGCGCCGCCGCCTCCGGCCGGCCCCGCCCGGCCGGAGGCTGGAAGATCGTGTGCGCCGACAGCGCACACTCCTCGATCCGGTCCGCGGCGCGCGCCATGGACGTGGAGGTGGTCACCGCGCCCGTGGACCGGCACGGGCACCTCACCGGAGCCGCCGTGAACGCCGCCCTCGACGCCACCGACGGGGTGTTCGCCGTCGCGGCCACCGCGGGGACCACGAACGCCGGCCTGGTCGACGAGCTCGACACGATCGCCGACGCCTGTGAACGGCACGGCGTGTGGCTGCACGTCGACGGCGCCTACGGCGGAGCCGGCCTGGCGGCTGCCAGCGTGCGCCATCGCTACACCGGCATCGAGCGCGCCGACAGCTTCGTCGTCGATCCCCACAAGTGGCTGTTCGCGCCGTACGACTGCTGCGCGCTGCTCTACCGCGACCCCGCTCCGGCACGCGCCGCGCACAGTCAGTCGGCGCACTACCTCGACGCCATCGACCGCGACGCCCACAACCCGTCGGACCTGGCGCTCCACCTCAGCCGCCGCGCCCGCGGCCTGCCGTTCTGGTTCAGCCTGGCCGTCCACGGCACCGACCGCTACGCGACCGCCGTGGAACGGACCCTGACCACCAGCCGACAGGTCGCCGACGCCATCCGGGCAAGCGACCACCTGCGCCTGGTCGCCGAACCCGAGTTGTCCGTCGTCCTGTTCGAACGACCGGGATGGAGCGCGCAGGACTACGCGGCATGGTCCGCGCAGGCCGCCCGGACGGGTGCCACGCTGTGCGTGCCGACCCGGTGGAACGGCAGGACGGTCCTGCGCATGGCCTTCGTGAACCCCGACACCCGTGCGGACGAGGTGATCGAGGTGCTCCACACGCTCCGCCGCACCGTCCGGCCGGGCCCGCCGCCGGCCGCAGCAGCTCGCTGA
- a CDS encoding Lrp/AsnC family transcriptional regulator, with translation MSEGDSPPTAAAGRTAVPLDDIDRQILSRLLEDGRISVRSLAEQVHISRANAYTRIGRLVAEDVITGFTAQLDAQRAGLGTSAYVTMSIEQNAWRDISRDLRRIPYVEHVALVTGDFDVLVLVRAPDNLALRTVVLESIQAVPGVRSTRTWLVFDEVRGRGATWTD, from the coding sequence GTGTCCGAGGGAGACTCGCCGCCGACGGCAGCGGCCGGACGCACCGCCGTCCCGCTCGACGACATCGACCGGCAGATCCTCAGCCGGCTCCTCGAGGACGGCCGGATCTCGGTCCGCTCACTCGCCGAGCAGGTGCACATCTCCCGGGCCAACGCCTACACCCGCATCGGCCGGCTCGTGGCCGAGGACGTCATCACGGGCTTCACCGCGCAGCTCGACGCCCAGCGGGCGGGCCTCGGCACGAGCGCGTACGTCACGATGAGCATCGAGCAGAACGCCTGGCGTGACATCTCCCGCGACCTGCGCCGCATCCCCTACGTGGAGCATGTCGCCCTCGTCACCGGCGACTTCGACGTCCTGGTGCTGGTGCGCGCCCCGGACAACCTGGCCCTGCGCACGGTCGTGCTGGAGAGCATCCAGGCGGTGCCGGGCGTGCGCTCGACCCGCACCTGGCTCGTCTTCGACGAGGTGCGGGGACGCGGCGCCACCTGGACGGACTGA
- a CDS encoding extracellular solute-binding protein, translating to MRRRLLALLCVSAALLTACGVLPGTGGPDRSTVTVWLMKDSASQEFLDRFTADFEHGHPDLDLDVRIQEWTGVGDKVEAALEAGSDDENGPDVIEVGNTQVPRYVVGRGLLDLTLESAAKWGRDDWLPGLAEPGQQRFHQYGIPWYAANRVVIYRKDLFEQAGVTALPRTRAEWLAATRKLNAGGRQGIYLAGQDWYTLSGFIWDEGGDLATEEGGRWQGALDTKAALRGMDFYRRLQSLGRGPVAADEEHPPQAGVFAAGRVAQIVAVPGLARVVLEQNPALEGELGFFPVPGKSADRPGAVFTGGSDLVVPRNTDVRAGAVAVVAALTGARWDTELARTMDYVPNKAELAGAVAGEEGASAMAAGAAQGRATPSTPEWAAVEADNPIKGYMTKVLTGADPATEARSAARRITRALTVTS from the coding sequence GTGCGACGTCGCCTCCTCGCCCTCCTCTGTGTGTCCGCCGCCCTTCTGACCGCCTGTGGGGTGCTGCCCGGGACGGGGGGACCCGACCGGAGCACGGTCACGGTGTGGCTGATGAAGGACAGCGCCTCGCAGGAGTTCCTGGACCGGTTCACCGCGGACTTCGAACACGGCCACCCCGACCTCGACCTCGACGTCCGCATCCAGGAGTGGACCGGCGTCGGCGACAAGGTGGAGGCCGCCCTGGAGGCCGGGTCCGACGACGAGAACGGGCCGGACGTCATCGAGGTGGGCAACACCCAGGTGCCGCGGTACGTCGTCGGGCGGGGGCTGCTCGACCTGACGCTGGAGTCGGCGGCCAAGTGGGGACGGGACGACTGGCTGCCCGGTCTCGCCGAACCCGGACAGCAGCGCTTCCACCAGTACGGCATCCCCTGGTACGCGGCCAACCGGGTGGTGATCTACCGCAAGGACCTCTTCGAGCAGGCCGGCGTCACCGCCCTGCCCCGCACCCGCGCCGAGTGGCTGGCCGCCACCCGGAAGCTGAACGCGGGCGGCCGGCAGGGCATCTATCTCGCGGGCCAGGACTGGTACACCCTCTCCGGGTTCATCTGGGACGAGGGCGGCGACCTCGCCACCGAGGAGGGCGGGCGCTGGCAGGGCGCCCTCGACACGAAGGCCGCCCTGCGCGGCATGGACTTCTACCGGCGCCTGCAGTCGCTCGGCAGGGGACCGGTCGCCGCCGACGAGGAACACCCGCCCCAGGCGGGGGTGTTCGCCGCGGGCAGGGTGGCCCAGATCGTGGCCGTGCCCGGGCTGGCTCGGGTCGTGCTGGAGCAGAACCCCGCCCTGGAGGGCGAGTTGGGCTTCTTCCCGGTGCCCGGCAAGAGCGCGGACCGGCCGGGCGCCGTCTTCACCGGCGGATCCGACCTCGTCGTCCCCCGCAACACCGACGTCCGCGCGGGCGCCGTCGCCGTGGTCGCCGCGCTGACCGGCGCCAGATGGGACACCGAGCTGGCCCGCACCATGGACTACGTGCCCAACAAGGCCGAACTGGCCGGAGCCGTCGCGGGGGAGGAGGGCGCCTCGGCCATGGCGGCGGGGGCCGCGCAGGGCCGCGCGACCCCCAGCACGCCCGAGTGGGCCGCCGTCGAGGCGGACAACCCGATCAAGGGCTACATGACGAAGGTGCTCACCGGGGCCGACCCGGCGACCGAGGCCCGCAGCGCCGCCCGCCGGATCACCCGGGCGCTGACGGTGACCTCCTGA
- a CDS encoding aldehyde dehydrogenase family protein, which produces MRPGPYERHRELLHSVVRALAAGECHRPFAEATVQDAADAGMRSTRTAGKVFGSLLGRPFDLVQPGEVARVRTESSPYGLGLAIAYPRCEPSELVAAAARAAPGWRAAGPRRRAGLAVEILRRLNTRSHELALAVHHTTGQPLRAALHAAGPRAQDRALEVVAQAFAESERVPSGLHWESAGRRGGPPLALRGTCTLVPRGVSLLIGCPDFPLWNGYPGLFASLVTGNPVVVAPHPRSVLPLAITVRVARQVLEEAGHDPDLVTLAVSEPGRRAHLRLATDPAVRIVDFTGSARVADWLERHAAQATVFANRTGLNTVVVDSTDDYPGLVRGLALSSCLCNGTVRTTPQNILVPERGFGTDEGHKTLRDLGTDLGDAVDRLLGHPVRAAGVLGATTDDEVRAALTEAARYGPVVHASGPVPHPRHLGAELRSPLLVRLRASDEQVYTREWPGPISFLIGTESTSHSLALLRRTVARHGALYASVHSTDTLVLAAAETAALDAGVPLVENLDDLPADPSSALADLPGGGAHFVTGRFRVVRSRRHATPPPGPAPASARCVEAAELVDR; this is translated from the coding sequence GTGCGCCCCGGCCCCTACGAGCGTCATCGCGAACTCCTGCACAGCGTCGTCCGCGCCCTCGCCGCCGGTGAGTGCCACCGTCCCTTCGCCGAGGCGACCGTCCAGGACGCGGCCGACGCGGGCATGCGGTCGACCCGCACCGCGGGAAAGGTGTTCGGCTCGCTGCTGGGGCGGCCCTTCGATCTGGTGCAGCCCGGCGAAGTCGCCCGTGTGCGCACGGAGTCGTCGCCGTACGGGCTCGGCCTCGCCATCGCCTATCCCCGATGTGAACCCTCGGAGCTGGTCGCGGCGGCAGCACGGGCGGCGCCCGGCTGGCGTGCCGCGGGGCCCCGTCGGCGTGCCGGGCTCGCCGTGGAGATCCTGCGGCGGCTCAACACCCGCAGTCACGAACTGGCCCTCGCGGTGCACCACACCACCGGTCAGCCGTTGCGGGCCGCGCTGCACGCCGCCGGGCCGCGCGCGCAGGACCGTGCGCTCGAGGTGGTGGCCCAGGCCTTCGCCGAGTCGGAGCGGGTTCCGTCCGGCCTGCACTGGGAGAGCGCGGGACGACGCGGTGGGCCACCGCTCGCACTGCGGGGTACCTGCACCCTGGTGCCACGTGGCGTGTCACTGCTCATCGGCTGTCCCGACTTCCCGCTCTGGAACGGTTACCCGGGCCTGTTCGCCAGCCTGGTCACCGGCAATCCCGTCGTCGTCGCCCCGCATCCGCGCTCGGTGCTGCCGCTGGCGATCACCGTGCGCGTCGCCCGGCAGGTGCTGGAGGAGGCCGGTCACGACCCGGACCTCGTGACCCTCGCCGTGTCGGAGCCGGGGCGGAGGGCGCACCTGCGGCTGGCCACCGACCCGGCCGTGCGGATCGTCGACTTCACGGGCTCCGCGCGCGTCGCGGACTGGCTGGAGCGGCATGCCGCGCAGGCCACCGTGTTCGCCAACCGGACCGGCCTGAACACCGTCGTCGTGGACTCGACCGACGACTACCCCGGCCTGGTCCGCGGGCTCGCCCTCTCCTCCTGCCTGTGCAACGGGACGGTGCGCACCACACCGCAGAACATCCTGGTGCCGGAGCGCGGCTTCGGCACCGACGAAGGCCACAAGACACTGCGTGACCTGGGGACCGACCTCGGTGACGCCGTGGACCGGCTGCTCGGACACCCCGTGCGCGCGGCGGGGGTGCTGGGCGCGACAACCGACGACGAGGTGCGCGCCGCGCTGACCGAGGCCGCACGGTACGGCCCGGTCGTGCACGCCTCCGGCCCGGTGCCCCATCCGCGCCATCTGGGCGCCGAGCTGCGCAGTCCGCTGCTGGTGCGGCTGCGCGCCTCGGACGAGCAGGTCTACACGCGGGAGTGGCCCGGACCGATCTCCTTCCTCATCGGCACCGAGTCCACCTCGCACAGTCTGGCGCTCCTGCGCCGTACGGTGGCGCGGCACGGCGCGCTCTACGCCTCGGTGCACTCCACCGACACGCTGGTCCTCGCGGCGGCCGAGACGGCGGCGCTCGACGCCGGGGTGCCGCTGGTGGAGAACCTGGACGATCTGCCGGCCGACCCGTCCTCGGCACTCGCGGATCTGCCGGGCGGGGGAGCCCACTTCGTCACCGGGCGGTTCCGGGTGGTGCGCTCACGCAGGCACGCCACGCCGCCGCCGGGTCCCGCGCCGGCGTCCGCGAGGTGCGTCGAGGCCGCCGAGCTGGTGGACCGGTGA
- a CDS encoding Lrp/AsnC family transcriptional regulator → MRNVDAVDARILLALDADPQATTVALADRLGLARNTVQSRLRRLEESGHLKEPSRRVDPAALGYPLLALITLSISQRVGEPTREGVLRIPEVVELLVTTGDADLLARVVARDTTDLHRITNHLLEVPGVVRSNTTIVLSELQPLSVRPLLRRHAGS, encoded by the coding sequence ATGCGAAACGTGGACGCCGTCGACGCCCGCATCCTCCTCGCGCTCGACGCGGACCCGCAGGCGACCACCGTGGCTCTGGCCGACCGGCTCGGCCTCGCCCGCAACACGGTCCAGAGCCGGTTGCGCAGACTCGAGGAGAGCGGCCACCTCAAGGAACCCAGCCGCCGGGTCGACCCGGCCGCGCTGGGCTACCCCCTGCTCGCCCTGATCACCCTGTCGATCAGTCAGAGAGTGGGGGAGCCCACCCGCGAGGGCGTCCTGCGCATCCCCGAAGTCGTCGAACTCCTCGTCACCACCGGCGACGCGGACCTCCTCGCCCGGGTCGTCGCCCGTGACACCACGGACCTCCACCGCATCACCAACCACCTCCTCGAAGTCCCCGGCGTCGTCCGCTCCAACACCACCATCGTGCTGAGTGAACTGCAGCCCCTCAGCGTGCGCCCCCTCCTGCGACGCCACGCCGGTTCCTGA
- a CDS encoding dodecin, which translates to MSNHTYRVTEIVGTSPDGVDQAVRNGLARASQTLRNLDWFEVTQVRGQIENGDIAHWQVGLKVGFRLDESD; encoded by the coding sequence ATGTCGAACCACACCTACCGGGTCACGGAGATCGTCGGCACGTCGCCGGACGGCGTCGACCAGGCCGTCCGCAACGGACTCGCCCGCGCCTCGCAGACGCTGCGCAACCTGGACTGGTTCGAGGTGACCCAGGTGCGCGGCCAGATCGAGAACGGCGACATCGCGCACTGGCAGGTGGGCCTGAAGGTCGGCTTCCGCCTGGACGAGTCGGACTGA